In the Sandaracinus amylolyticus genome, CGCGCGATCGAGCTCCCGTGCTCGCCGCGCCGCCTCGGGATCCGCAGCGCGCGGGCCCGGCAGATCGGAGAGCGCGCGCGCGATCTTCGCGAGCCGTGCGCGCGACGGATCGATCTCGGGCAGGCGCTCGACCGCGCTCGACACCAGCGGCGCGAGCGTGGAGGGCGCGAGCGGCAGCGCGCGCTCCCAGTAGTCGAGCCGCACGTGCCCGCCGTGCCGCGCGAGACGCAGCTCGCCCCTCTCGAGCACGCGCCCGTACATGTCCCCGAGGATCGGCAGCAGGATGCGCCCCTCGAGCCCGATCCGCGGCGGTGACCACTCGACGTCGAAGAACGACGCGGCGCTCGATCCGCGCCCGTACGTCAGCAGGTCCTGCCACTGCGCGTTGCGATCGCTCGCGACGCTGACGTGGTTGGGCACGAAGTCGACGATCACGCCCATCCCGCGCGCGTGCGCGTCGCGTGCGAGCGCCTCGAGATCGCGCTCGCTGCCCAGCACCGGATCGATGCGCTCGTGCGAGACGACGTCGTACCCGTGTGTGCTCTCGGGCTCGGCCTCGAGGATCGGCGAGAGGTACACGTCGGTCACGCCGAGCGCCTCGAGGTAGTCGAGCAGCGCGCGCGCCGCGCGCAGATCGACGCCTTGCCTCAGCTGGATGCGATAGGTGGAGAGCGGGACGCGCATGAGCGGTGCCCACCACCTGGGCACCAGCCCGCGCGATCCCATGCCCCCGCGACTGCGATACGCTCTCGTGTCGGGGGAGGTGGCGATGCAGGAACGACGCGAGCACGAGCGTCACGCGGTCTGGTTCCCGATCTCGGTGAGCAGCGCCGGGGGAGAGGGCATCGCGATCAGCTACGACGTGAGCTCGGGAGGCCTCTTGATGGCGTGCCCCGGGCGCATCGAGCCCGGCGCGGAGGTCACCGTCACGTTCCGCCTGCGCGAGGGCACGCCCG is a window encoding:
- a CDS encoding PilZ domain-containing protein, giving the protein MQERREHERHAVWFPISVSSAGGEGIAISYDVSSGGLLMACPGRIEPGAEVTVTFRLREGTPEQTARGRVLRVEENQPDGPWRWRIAVEFEHEVPEIEGLLAQSPAVATA